A stretch of the Chanos chanos chromosome 1, fChaCha1.1, whole genome shotgun sequence genome encodes the following:
- the orai1a gene encoding calcium release-activated calcium channel protein 1: MSLNEHSLQALSWRKLYLSRAKLKATSRTSALLSGFAMVAMVEAQLEPDFEYPSGLLIAFSACTTVLVAVHLFALMISTCILPNLEAVSNVHNLNSVRESPHERMHRYIELAWAFSTVIGTLLFVAEVLLICWVKFLPLKKQKPTHATETPPSSTPEPPRYSPGEEAIIASFAIMIPFGLVFIMFAVHFYRSLVSHKTDRQFRELEELSNITHQLDHRGEGSNMQPSSAHSATLNL; the protein is encoded by the exons ATGAGTTTGAACGAGCACTCGCTTCAAGCTCTGTCATGGAGAAAACTTTACTTGAGTCGAGCGAAGTTGAAGGCAACTAGTAGGACTTCAGCCCTTCTATCTGGTTTTGCAATG GTGGCGATGGTGGAGGCCCAGTTGGAACCAGATTTTGAATATCCTTCCGGCCTGCTCATAGCCTTCAGTGCCTGCACCACGGTTCTGGTTGCCGTCCACTTGTTTGCGCTGATGATCAGCACGTGCATCCTCCCCAACCTGGAGGCCGTCAGCAACGTCCACAACCTCAACTCCGTCAGAGAGTCGCCGCACGAGCGAATGCACCGCTACATCGAGCTAGCCTGGGCCTTCTCCACCGTCATCGGCACGCTCCTCTTTGTAGCGGAGGTCCTGCTGATCTGCTGGGTGAAATTCCTGCCCCTGAAGAAGCAGAAGCCGACCCACGCGACGGAAACCCCGCCCTCATCCACGCCGGAGCCTCCGCGGTACAGCCCCGGCGAAGAGGCGATCATCGCTTCCTTCGCCATCATGATCCCGTTCGGCCTGGTGTTCATCATGTTCGCCGTCCACTTTTACCGATCGCTCGTGAGTCACAAGACGGACCGTCAGTTTCGGGAGTTGGAAGAGCTGTCCAACATCACGCATCAGCTGGACCACAGGGGAGAAGGCTCCAACATGCAGCCTTCCTCTGCTCACTCCGCTACGCTAAACCTTTGA
- the kdm2ba gene encoding lysine (K)-specific demethylase 2Ba, translating into MAMSLSADDEDYDSDTAEQQRPPNRPKPKMAAAAAASAAATTSSAATAVKLPSNRSSSGARRRRTRCRKCEACVRTECGECHFCKDMKKFGGPGRMKQSCIMRQCIAPVLPHTAVCVVCGEAGKEDTQEDEEEKFNAMLMECSICNEIVHPNCLKVKDAAGVVNDELPNCWECPKCNYAGKTGKACKQKRGPGFKYASNLPGSLLREQKASRDGKEESDQASAAKKRSEREETPRLKSEDLPARLPPLLTPSGLPRPRSEIPNFLRKKKKLFDDDEEEEDTSAKKKKKPWRSEEPVIPKLTQVKTEDEEEHSDREEEAEEDERERVDRRPVKEGLSGRIGKEEVEEEKDEEGGEEEEEEEERDSRREERSPALKTPLSLESDASRCSSPRAGPSSEGSETQERTPRARAKRRRKLPNRQLSSELSKQLNLEIQRTEHSLANENQQPLKSEPDDSENEEPKRSFRNGTGVGAGGGGGGGVELGGGGGERPHLRAREMNGTAWELRHFYPPQITPLGFNRSSPAIRPPPTRSPPKCVQMERHVIRPPPICPPPDRLPLADGRNHVAQREAWMAIFSHLTHRELCICMRVCRTWNRWCCDKRLWTRIDLSRCKSITPLMLSGIIRRQPVTLDLSWTNISKKQLSWLINRLPGLRVLLLSGCSWVAVSALCTSSCPLLRTLDLQWVEGLKDPQMRDLLSPPTDNRPGQMDTRSKLRNVVDLRLAGLDVTDSSLRLIIKNMPLLARLDLSYCNHINDQSVNLLTAAGTTTRDSLTDVNLSVCNRVTDQSLTYFKRCGSICRIDLRFCKQVSRQACERFIAEMSVSVPFGLREDKLLEKLS; encoded by the exons ATGGCTATGTCACTGAGCGCCGACGATGAGGATTACGATTCGGACACAGCCGAACAG CAACGGCCACCCAACCGGCCGAAGCCCAAGAtggcggcggcggcggcagcgTCGGCAGCGGCGACCACGTCGTCCGCGGCGACAGCCGTCAAGCTTCCGTCCAACCGCAGTTCGTCGGGGGCCCGTCGCAGGCGCACGCGGTGCCGTAAATGCGAGGCGTGCGTGCGGACGGAGTGCGGAGAATGTCATTTCTGCAAGGATATGAAGAAGTTCGGAGGGCCTGGCCGCATGAAGCAGTCCTGCATCATGAGACAGTGCATTGCG CCTGTCTTACCCCACACagcggtgtgtgtggtgtgtggagaggcTGGTAAGGAGGACACgcaggaggacgaggaggagaaGTTTAATGCCATGCTCATGGAATGCTCCATTTGTAACGAGATCGTCCATCCCAACTGCCTCAAG GTAAAAGATGCAGCAGGAGTTGTAAACGACGAGCTTCCCAACTGCTGGGAATGTCCTAAATGCAACTACGCTGGGAAAACTGGAAA GGCCTGTAAGCAAAAACGAGGTCCAGGGTTTAAGTACGCGTCCAACCTACCGGGCTCGCTGCTGAGGGAGCAGAAAGCGAGCCGTGACGGGAAGGAGGAGAGCGACCAGGCCTCCGCCGCCAAGAAGAGGAGCGAACGAGAAGAAACGCCCAGACTCAAATCCGAGGATCTCCCCGCCCGACTGCCCCCGCTCCTCACCCCCAGCGGCCTGCCACGACCCCGGTCAGAGATACCTAACTTCctaaggaagaagaagaagctgttcgatgatgatgaagaggaggaggacacaAGCGCTAAGAAGAAG AAGAAACCCTGGAGATCTGAGGAACCTGTGATTCCCAAACTCACCCAAGTAAAAACTGAAGACGAAGAGGAACATTCTGACCGAGAGGAAGAGGCGGAAGAGGACGAGAGAGAACGGGTGGATCGCCGTCCCGTAAAAGAAGGGCTGTCAGGCAGAATAGGGAAAGAGGAagtagaggaggagaaagacgaGGAGggtggagaagaagaggaagaagaagaggagagagatagccgaagagaggaaaggagccCGGCTCTGAAGACGCCCCTGTCGTTGGAGAGCGACGCTTCCCGTTGTAGCTCCCCCAGGGCGGGACCAAGCAGCGAAGGGAGCGAGACTCAGGAGAGGACGCCCCGTGCCCGGGCGAAGCGGCGCCGTAAACTCCCTAATCGTCAGCTCAGCTCGGAGCTCAGCAAGCAGCTCAACCTGGAGATCCAGCGCACGGAACATTCGCTGGCCAATGAGAACCAGCAGCCTCTCAAGAGCGAGCCAGACGACAGCGAAAACGAGGAGCCCAAGAGAAGCTTCCGGAACGGTACGGGAGTGGGCGCCGGGGGAGGCGGAGGCGGAGGGGTAGAGCTGGGCGGAGGGGGCGGGGAGAGGCCACACCTCCGAGCGCGCGAGATGAACGGGACTGCATGGGAGCTGCGCCATTTTTACCCGCCCCAAATCACGCCGCTGGGTTTTAACCGGAGCTCCCCCGCCATACGACCACCTCCCACCCGCTCCCCACCCAAATGCGTCCAGATGGAGCGTCACGTAATCCGACCGCCCCCGATCTGCCCCCCACCAGACAGACTCCCCCTGGCTGACGGCCGCAACCACGTAGCCCAGCGTGAAGCTTGGATGGCCATCTTCAGTCATCTGACGCACCGCGAACTGTGCATTTGCATGCGCGTCTGTCGGACGTGGAACCGCTG gtgctGCGATAAACGGTTATGGACACGAATAGACCTAAGTCGCTGTAAGTCCATCACTCCTCTGATGCTAAGCGGAATCATCCGCAGACAACCAGTCACTCTGGACCTCAGTTGGACCAACATCTCCAAGAAACAGCTCAGCTGGCTTATCAACAGGCTACCAG gtCTGCGGGTGTTGTTACTGTCTGGCTGTTCTTGGGTGGctgtttctgctctctgtaCATCCAGCTGTCCTCTGCTACGCACGCTGGACCTGCAGTGGGTCGAAGGCCTCAAAGATCCCCAGATGAGAGACCTGCTCTCACCTCCCACCGACAACAGAccag GTCAGATGGACACGCGCAGTAAGCTGCGGAACGTGGTAGACTTGCGTCTGGCGGGTCTGGACGTTACGGACAGCTCCCTGCGTCTGATCATTAAGAACATGCCCCTGCTGGCCCGGCTGGACCTCAGCTACTGCAACCACATCAACGACCAGTCGGTCAACCTGCTCACCGCCGCTGGGACCACCACGAGAGATTCGCTCACTGACGTCAACCTCTCGG TGTGTAACAGGGTGACCGACCAGTCCTTGACTTACTTTAAACGTTGTGGGAGCATCTGTCGAATCGACCTGCGGTTCTGCAAGCAGGTGAGCAGGCAAGCGTGCGAGCGCTTCATCGCCGAAATGTCCGTCAGCGTTCCGTTCGGCCTGCGAGAGGACAAACTGCTGGAGAAACTCAGTTAG
- the rnf34a gene encoding E3 ubiquitin-protein ligase RNF34a, protein MWASCCGLLNEVMGTGAVRGQQPAFGGGAGPFRFAPSAGYSTYPPTSSANTSLVCQACGQAFSVFRRKHVCCDCKKSFCSLCSVLQENLRRCATCHLLKGTAFERPQLMRLRVKDLRQYLLLRNINTDTCREKEDLVDLVLCHQGVESEDDPDTPSLQSRPLYSPPPSTADSASQLSAPFASQGEPISRSDSSGSMIQDIGDSTSLSLLNLEPTEHTPEVSPQTRRRARASLSDLSSLDDVEQLTVRQLKEILARNFVSFSGCCEKWELVERVRRLYRENEENRKSMENVSNGITADGGRSQLFSDDNLCRICMDAVIDCVLLECGHMVTCTKCGKRMSECPICRQYVIRAVHVFKS, encoded by the exons ATGTGGGCATCATGTTGTGGTCTGCTGAATGAGGTGATGGGTACAGGAGCAGTAAGAGGGCAGCAACCAGCATTTGGTGGGGGTGCGGGGCCTTTCCGCTTCGCCCCCTCAGCGGGTTATTCCACATACCCCCCGACCAGCTCTGCCAACACCAGCCTTGTGTGCCAGGCTTGTGGACAAGCCTTTTCTGTCTTCAGAAGGAAG CACGTTTGTTGTGACTGTAAGAAGAGTTTCTGTTCGCTTTGCTCGGTGCTTCAGGAGAACCTGCGCAGGTGTGCCACCTGTCACCTGCTGAAGGGAACGGCCTTCGAGAGGCCGCAGCTCATGCGCTTGCGTGTCAAGGACTTGCGCCAGTACCTGCTTTTACGCAACATCAACACGGATACCTGCAG AGAGAAGGAGGACCTGGTGGACCTGGTGTTGTGTCACCAGGGCGTCGAAAGCGAGGATGATCCAGACACGCCCTCTCTGCAGTCACGACCCCTTTACAGCCCTCCCCCTTCCACCGCAGACTCCGCCTCCCAGCTCTCAGCACCTTTCGCATCTCAGGGAGAACCAATCAGCAGGAGTGACAGCTCAGGATCCATGATTCAG GATATAGGTgactccacatctctctctctcctcaacctCGAgcctacagaacacacaccagaa GTCAGTCCTCAGACGCGCCGTCGTGCGCGGGCGTCCCTGTCAGATCTGTCCAGCCTGGATGACGTGGAGCAGCTGACGGTGCGGCAGCTGAAGGAGATCCTGGCCAGGAACTTCGTCAGCTTCTCAGGCTGCTGCGAGAAATGGGAACTGGTGGAGAGAGTCCGAAGACTGTACCGGGAAAACGAGGAGAACCGGAAATCTA tggagAACGTGAGCAACGGCATCACTGctg ATGGAGGCAGGTCTCAGTTATTCAGCGATGATAATTTATGTCGAATCTGTATGGATGCTGTCATTGACTGCGTGCTGCTGGAATGTGGTCACATGGTCACCTGCACAAAGTGCGGCAAGCGCATGAGCGAATGCCCGATCTGTAGGCAGTACGTCATTAGAGCGGTGCACGTCTTCAAGTCTTAA